The Acinetobacter sp. WCHA45 DNA window TTTGGGCGAAATGTGGATGAGCACTTCCACTAAAAACGACAAGATTGGGCATGAAGCACCCTTGGCGGTTGGCTTATAATGAATTTGGATGGCAGGGGCGGCTGGATTCGAACCAACGGATGGCGAGATCAAAACCCGCTGCCTTACCACTTGGCGACGCCCCTAATGCGGCAGAACTTTAATCGTTTTGCATGATAATGTCAATATGATTGAACAGGTATCAATATAAAACAAGTCTGTCTAAAGATATGGCAGGGGCGGCTGGATTCGAACCAACGGATGGCGAGATCAAAACCCGCTGCCTTACCACTTGGCGACGCCCCTAAATTTGATGATATGTAATGGCAGGGGCGGCTGGATTCGAACCAACGGATGGCGAGATCAAAACCCGCTGCCTTACCACTTGGCGACGCCCCTATTACATACATCTACAGGTGAAAATTGGCAGGGGCGGCTGGATTCGAACCAACGGATGGCGAGATCAAAACCCGCTGCCTTACCACTTGGCGACGCCCCTAACGTGTAACTTTGAAATGTCTTAAAGGTGATTCTGCTAAACTGTTGACCAAGTAAGCTTTACAAGGTGCGTTTTGCAAAATCTTCTTCGTATCCATTTCACTGGTTACTTCAGTAAAAACACAAGCACCTGTACCTGTAAGCTTTGCTAGACCAAATTGATCTAAATATTGCATCGCTTCTTCAACTTCAGGGTATAACTGTCGAGCCAGAGGTTCGAAGTTATTTCCAAAGCTAGAAGGTTCTAACTGATAGGCGCAAAATGTAGTGATCTTGGAATCTCTTGTCAATGTTTTTTGTGAAAAAAGTGCTTGAGTGCTGATAAAACAATCAGGTTTTAAAATTATGAATTGTTTTTGAGCTAAGTCTATGAATGATAAATGTTCACCTATGCCTTCTGCCCATGCATTTCGACCAAAAATAAAGATAGGCACATCTGCACCCAGTTGCACACCATAATCAGCTAATTGCTGTTCATTTAAACCGCATTGCCACAGTTGATTGAGTACAATGAGTGTAGTGGCTGCATTAGATGAACCGCCGCCAAGACCAGCACCCATCGGAATATTTTTCTCGATTTGAATATTTAACCCACATGGTTCTTTTGCATGTGGGCGTAATAATTGTGCTGCACGATAGATGAGATTTTGTTCAAGTTGAACTTCAGCAATACCTTCAATCTGGATTATTTCTTCAGACAAATTTTCAAAAGTCATCCAATCATATAGGTCAATTAATTGAAAAATCGTCTGTAATTCATGGTAACCGTTCGCTCGACGACCAGTAATATGCAGAAATAAATTTAATTTTGCAGGTGAAGGTACTCTAATCATAGATTAATTTAATCAATTATCGATTTTGAATCACCATTGTAATACGGTTTTCTTTATCTTCCGCAAGTGGTTGTTTAAGTAATAATTTATTTGGCAGCATTTGTGCGTCGTTATAACTAAAATCAACTGTCCAACCATCTTCAATGAGTTGCTTTAATCTATTATTTTCATCTTTTATGATTTGCGCATTTTGAGTCGCAGGTTTGGCTTGTACCCAATACGTCAAGTGCATAATTGGTGCTTGCCATCCTGTAGCTTTTTCAAGTAATTCTTCAGGTGTGGTCGCTGAAATAAGTCCAGTTTTTGCACTATTTAGTGTGACTTCACCAGGTTTACCTTGAATTTGTGTTTTTCCAACACCTAGGATTCCAGTTAATTCAATATCAAATTCATCTTGTTGCTGTGCCCATGTAAAGAATGCACTGCCAGATTGCTGCGGTGTGCGAACCCCAATTTTGCCTTGTAAGTTAAAATTATTTTCATCTTGAACTTGCGGTGTCACGATTGGTTTTTGGGGTTGAGTTAAGCTTTGACAACCACTAAGTATTAAAACACTTGAACTACAAATCGCAATGCATAGTTTTGACAATGAGCGCATGTATTTAACTCTTTTTTACAGTGATAGGTAAGATTAAGCTATCAAGTTGTTGTAATTGTGGGGCATTTGCATGTTTTTGTTTCAATTGCTGTAACACCTCACTAAATTGTGTGAGTGCGCCTTGCATATACAGCGCTTTAGCATAGCGAACTCCAATATTGATATTTTGGCTAATTGAATAGGCTTGTCCCAAGACTTTGGTTGCGGTATCAAAATCATTTTGTAGAAAAGCGATATAGCCCAATGTATCAAGAATAGAGGCTTGTTCAGGTGCAAAGTTGAGCGCTAGTTCTGCATATTTGCGCGCTTCTTTTAGGCGACGATTTTGCAATGCTAAGGTATAGGCATAAGCGTTTAAATAGGTCGGGCTATTGGGTTCAATAATTAAAAGCTGCTTCAAAGTTTTATCTAATTTATCCCGATCGGTATAAGGATCCAGCAATAATACTTCTGCATAAAGCAGTTCAGGATCATCGGGTAAGCTCTTAATCGCTTCATCTAGCAATACTAAAGCTGCTTTTTTATTATCCATCTTTTTTAAAATATCAGCTTGAGCTTGATAGAGGAAACTTGCATGTTGTGGATAATTCACCCGTTCTTGTGTAAGAAAGCGTAAAGCATCATTCAGTTGACCCTGCTTCTCAAAAATCGCGATCATATTGCGTCGAGACACAATATATAAGCTGCCATCCACGAGTCGATAGTATGCTTTTGCGGTTTCATAATGTTGTTTGCGCTGTGCATTGATTGCAAGATAGTAATAAGCTTCATTCTGATATTTTGCTGAAGAACGCAATTCAACTAAATATTGTTCAGCTTTTTCGTATTGTTTTAAATCAATACTGGTTAAGCCGGCAATAAATAAAGCTTCTTCAGTTTTTGGATAATCTTTGATAATACTTTCAAGCTTATCTAATGCTTGCTGTTGTTGATTGATTTGAATGTAATAGCGAGCTTCAGCTAATCGTATATCAATATTGGTTTTATTTTTTCGACTGGCTTGTGCAAACCACTTTTGTGTTTCAGCATCGTCGCGTAAAGCCATTAATAGATTGGCTTTCATCAGAATGAAACTGGTCGATTTTGAACGTTTACGTAAGGCTTTATTGATATTATTTAATGCTTGCTCATATAAGCCATCTTGCGCTTCTAATCCAGAGATTAAAGCCAAGATAGATGGGTTTTCACGTTCTTTACTGGTACGTAAGGCATTTAATAAAATTTCACGATCTTGTGCTTGTTCGGGGGCAATCCCTGCCAAAATTTGTTCGAGATCAGCAGTTGGGTCAATATTTAAGATCTTATCTAATGTTTTAGCTGCCAATTCATATTCATGGGTTTTCAGGGCAATATGTGATAAGTAAAATAAAGCAGGAACATCTTTGGGTTCTTGTTCTACCCAATGTGTTGCAATATCTAATGCAGATTGAAAATCGTTATATTCTAAGGCGACATCTAAAGCACGCTGTTTGATTGTGGTTGAATTACTTCGAATTGCCAGCACTGTATAATTGTGTAATGCAGTTGCAATATCATCATAAGCAAGAGAAAATTCAGCAACCATACTTTGTTGTAATGCGTTGTCAAAGCTTTTATCTGCATACATGTCGTGTATTGCTTGTGCAGAGACATACGAGCTCATGCTACCTAACAACAAGATTGTGGTAGAATACCGTCGAATCGTCTTGCCGCTAAAAAGGGTACGGCGATATAGCTGACGCAATTTTTATTGATCCAAAGTAATGCTTTTTATGACACCGATGTTGCACAATAACATAAATTTAGCGAAATGATGATCTGATATGTCTTTCTTTGCATTGGGTGTCAACCATCAAACAGCTTCTGTTGAACTTCGTGAACAAATCGCTTTCAATGCAGAGCGATTAGCTGCGCTATTGCTTGAACAAAATAAACATTCACCTTTGAATGATTTAGTTGTTGTATCAACCTGTAACCGCACTGAAGTTTATGCCATGACAGAAGATGCTGATAGTGTTCTGACTTGGTTAGCCCAAGTGAATAATATTGATGTAAAACATTTAATTCATCATGTTTATCGTTACGAAAATGCCCAAGCTGTTACACATTTAATGCGTGTTGCAAGTGGTTTAGACTCTTTGATGTTGGGTGAGCCGCAAATTTTAGGGCAAGTTAAAAGTGCTTTGGCTTTATCTAAAGATGCACAAACTGTGTCGCCAGAACTGAATAGTGTTTTTGAATATGCTTTTTATGCAGCGAAACGTGTTCGTTCAGAAACCTCTGTAGGTAGCCATGCTGTTTCAATGGGTTATGCAGTTGCTCAGTTAGCATTGCAAGTCTTTAGTCGCCCTGAAAAGTTAACGGTTATGGTAGTTGCCGCAGGTGAAATGAATAGTTTGGTTGCTAAGCATTTAGCGGAAATGGGTGTGGCAAAAATTCTAATTTGTAACCGTAGCCGTGAGCGTGCTGATTTACTGGCACAAGAAATTGCTCACCAAGTTGAGGTTGAAATTATTCCTTTTGCTGAACTTGCCCAGAATTTATATAGAGCAGATGTTGTCTCGAGCTGTACAGGAAGTTTACATCAAGTTATTCAATATTCAGATGTTAAAGCCGCACTTAAAAAGCGTCGCTATCAGCAAATGTTGATGGTCGATTTGGCTGTTCCACGTGATATTGATCCGAAAGTTGAATCATTAGATAACGTATATTTATATGGTGTGGATGATCTACAAAGTGTGATTGATGAAAATTTAGCGCAACGTCGTCAGGCAGCTGTTGAGGCTGAAATTATGGTGAATCAATTGGCTACTCAATTGATGACCCAACAAAAAGTGAAAGAAGCGAGTAGCACCATTCAAGCTTATCGTCAGCACAGTGAAGAAGTCAGCCAAAAAGAGTTGGCACATGCATTAGAGTTATTGCAACATGGTCATGCCGCAGAACAGGTGATGCGGGAGTTTGCTCATCGCCTATCACAGAAACTTATGCACCCAACTTCTATTTTATTAAGAGAAGCTGCTAAAGCTGAAAATCCAGATTATTTTGAATGGTTACAGCAACATCTAAAGGATGTGTTTGAGCATGAGCGTAAACCGAGGCAGTAAATTAGCTTAGGATAATAACTTCAAGCTAATCTGTTTTGTTAACTCATTTAATTGTTGACGTAAATTGCGTGATTCGATGAGTGAGATAGGTGATCTCAGTTTTAATTTTAAATATTTTTCTTGTAGATTTAATGAAAAGTCCTTAGCCAATTTATCAGCAATCTCAGGTGCTTGAGTTAATGACTCAATATTGGTTCTCTGCATAACATCGGCAATCTCATGACTATAACGACTACATGCACCGAGTACGTAATAGGTTGCTAATTCCTGATCATCGGGTAAATCATCAAAGATAATGTTGAGCACTGCTAAAACTTTAGCCAGCAGCTCAGTTTGGTCAATCACTGCAAGTAATTCTTCAAAATGAATATAGAGAAATGGGTGATGCATTAAAATTGCGATTGCAAAATCTTCATCTTTGGTTTGAATATTAAAAGATAAAGAGGCATCGTGGCTGATTTGAGGGGTAAAACGTTTGCCTAGACCGAGTTTCTCACGGAAAGACTGACTCAACAGATAACGGAATGAGCCATGTTTAGGTAATAACTCTGTTAATTCACGTAGTTCTCCCATGACTAAACTTTTACCTTCAGGCGTACTAACGTCATGCTGTCCTGTTAAATGGGCAAACACAAAGTCAGATAAAAGTGGCGCCTGTTGTAATAATTTTTGGAAGTTTTCTAAGCCTTCACGACGAATCAATGAGTCTGGATCATGTTCATTCGGAAGCACAAAGAATTTTAATTCACGCCCATCATTGAGTAAGGGGAGCGCAATTTCTAAGGTGCGTCGTGCTGCTTTTTGTCCAGCAGCATCCCCATCAAAGGCAATGGTAATACGAGAATTTTGTTTAAATAGGGTGGTTAAATGATCTGCATTACTGGCTGTTCCTAGTGTTGCGACAGCACCATTGATCCCATATTGCTGTAAGGCAATCACGTCCATATAGCCTTCGACCATTAACCAATCGTTGGCTTTGAGTTTACGACCCTCATATAAACCATAAAGCAATTGATTCTTGTGGAAGACCTCTGAATCTGGTGAGTTAATATATTTAGGTTTAATTTCATCATTGAGCGCACGACCACCAAAACCAACCACGCGGCCTTTATGATCGCGGATCGGAAAAATTACCCGCTCACGTAATAAATCAAAATCTCGACCACTATCACTAGAACGAATCAAACCCAACTGTTTCAAACCTTCAATATCTTGTGGGAAGGTTTTTTCTAAATGCTGCCAATCTTCTGGTGCATAACCCAAACGCCAAAATTGAATCGTTTGTGCCGATAAGCCACGCTGTTTGAAATAATTTTGTGCTTTTTGACTCATTGGGAGTTGACGTTCATAAAACTGAGCAACGTTTTCCAATAAGTCATAGAGATTACCTTCTTGAACCTGTTCATCCATATAAAAGGATGGATCAAATTGAGCAAAAGGATCATCCATAACGCGATCTATATCGACAAAATGCCCATCGATAAATTCGTCTGCTACAGATATAGGTGCTGGATTTTCAGCGACTGACGTATTTGTTGGTTGAGCCGCTGCAATTTGTTGAGGACTACGTTTATAAGAAAGTTTTTTATTGTCGTGATTATCTTGCGGTAATTCGATGCCTGTCTGATTAGACAAGTCTTTCATCACATCGACAAAGTTCCGACTATCAATGTCCATGAGGAAGCGAATCGCATTTCCATTCGCTTGACACCCAAAGCAATGATAATACTGCTTATCTCTATATACATGGAATGATGGAGATTTTTCCTGATGGAATGGACAACAGCCTGAGTAAGTACGCCCAGTCTTTTTTAATTTCACACGTTGACCGATTAAATCGACGATATCAGTTCGATCTAAGATTTGATCAATCGTATGTTGTGGAATTGCCATGTACATTTAACCATTTTGGACTGAGAGATAACATCTTCGTTGAAGTCAGTGTGTCAGAATTTATTGTTGCATAAAATGAAAAACAGGCAAGGGTAGACTTGCCTGTTTTATGGTTTTGATGAGTGCAAATTAATTTGCAGCATCAGCCCCCGAAGTTTCTTTGGTCTCAGGCTTATCTAATAGCCCGAAGCTTAAACGGT harbors:
- the ispE gene encoding 4-(cytidine 5'-diphospho)-2-C-methyl-D-erythritol kinase, with product MIRVPSPAKLNLFLHITGRRANGYHELQTIFQLIDLYDWMTFENLSEEIIQIEGIAEVQLEQNLIYRAAQLLRPHAKEPCGLNIQIEKNIPMGAGLGGGSSNAATTLIVLNQLWQCGLNEQQLADYGVQLGADVPIFIFGRNAWAEGIGEHLSFIDLAQKQFIILKPDCFISTQALFSQKTLTRDSKITTFCAYQLEPSSFGNNFEPLARQLYPEVEEAMQYLDQFGLAKLTGTGACVFTEVTSEMDTKKILQNAPCKAYLVNSLAESPLRHFKVTR
- the lolB gene encoding lipoprotein insertase outer membrane protein LolB, encoding MRSLSKLCIAICSSSVLILSGCQSLTQPQKPIVTPQVQDENNFNLQGKIGVRTPQQSGSAFFTWAQQQDEFDIELTGILGVGKTQIQGKPGEVTLNSAKTGLISATTPEELLEKATGWQAPIMHLTYWVQAKPATQNAQIIKDENNRLKQLIEDGWTVDFSYNDAQMLPNKLLLKQPLAEDKENRITMVIQNR
- a CDS encoding tetratricopeptide repeat protein, which produces MRQLYRRTLFSGKTIRRYSTTILLLGSMSSYVSAQAIHDMYADKSFDNALQQSMVAEFSLAYDDIATALHNYTVLAIRSNSTTIKQRALDVALEYNDFQSALDIATHWVEQEPKDVPALFYLSHIALKTHEYELAAKTLDKILNIDPTADLEQILAGIAPEQAQDREILLNALRTSKERENPSILALISGLEAQDGLYEQALNNINKALRKRSKSTSFILMKANLLMALRDDAETQKWFAQASRKNKTNIDIRLAEARYYIQINQQQQALDKLESIIKDYPKTEEALFIAGLTSIDLKQYEKAEQYLVELRSSAKYQNEAYYYLAINAQRKQHYETAKAYYRLVDGSLYIVSRRNMIAIFEKQGQLNDALRFLTQERVNYPQHASFLYQAQADILKKMDNKKAALVLLDEAIKSLPDDPELLYAEVLLLDPYTDRDKLDKTLKQLLIIEPNSPTYLNAYAYTLALQNRRLKEARKYAELALNFAPEQASILDTLGYIAFLQNDFDTATKVLGQAYSISQNINIGVRYAKALYMQGALTQFSEVLQQLKQKHANAPQLQQLDSLILPITVKKS
- the hemA gene encoding glutamyl-tRNA reductase, producing the protein MSFFALGVNHQTASVELREQIAFNAERLAALLLEQNKHSPLNDLVVVSTCNRTEVYAMTEDADSVLTWLAQVNNIDVKHLIHHVYRYENAQAVTHLMRVASGLDSLMLGEPQILGQVKSALALSKDAQTVSPELNSVFEYAFYAAKRVRSETSVGSHAVSMGYAVAQLALQVFSRPEKLTVMVVAAGEMNSLVAKHLAEMGVAKILICNRSRERADLLAQEIAHQVEVEIIPFAELAQNLYRADVVSSCTGSLHQVIQYSDVKAALKKRRYQQMLMVDLAVPRDIDPKVESLDNVYLYGVDDLQSVIDENLAQRRQAAVEAEIMVNQLATQLMTQQKVKEASSTIQAYRQHSEEVSQKELAHALELLQHGHAAEQVMREFAHRLSQKLMHPTSILLREAAKAENPDYFEWLQQHLKDVFEHERKPRQ
- a CDS encoding DNA primase is translated as MAIPQHTIDQILDRTDIVDLIGQRVKLKKTGRTYSGCCPFHQEKSPSFHVYRDKQYYHCFGCQANGNAIRFLMDIDSRNFVDVMKDLSNQTGIELPQDNHDNKKLSYKRSPQQIAAAQPTNTSVAENPAPISVADEFIDGHFVDIDRVMDDPFAQFDPSFYMDEQVQEGNLYDLLENVAQFYERQLPMSQKAQNYFKQRGLSAQTIQFWRLGYAPEDWQHLEKTFPQDIEGLKQLGLIRSSDSGRDFDLLRERVIFPIRDHKGRVVGFGGRALNDEIKPKYINSPDSEVFHKNQLLYGLYEGRKLKANDWLMVEGYMDVIALQQYGINGAVATLGTASNADHLTTLFKQNSRITIAFDGDAAGQKAARRTLEIALPLLNDGRELKFFVLPNEHDPDSLIRREGLENFQKLLQQAPLLSDFVFAHLTGQHDVSTPEGKSLVMGELRELTELLPKHGSFRYLLSQSFREKLGLGKRFTPQISHDASLSFNIQTKDEDFAIAILMHHPFLYIHFEELLAVIDQTELLAKVLAVLNIIFDDLPDDQELATYYVLGACSRYSHEIADVMQRTNIESLTQAPEIADKLAKDFSLNLQEKYLKLKLRSPISLIESRNLRQQLNELTKQISLKLLS